Sequence from the Maribacter aquivivus genome:
TGTATTCTCTGTGATGGAGAACATACTTTTATCCAATCTTCCGTAATAATTTATGAACGATAGCGTGTCTGACTTGCGACTTGCTAACTGAATAAATGAAATATGTTTTGAGTGATCTTTAAGTATCGTTTTTAATTCTTCTTGAAAGGCGATATCTAAATTATCAAAAGGATTATCTAGAATAATATAATCTGGTTTTTTGTTCAGTAAGTAATGAAGTAGCGCTCTTTTTTGCTCTCCACTAGACATAGTTTCTAACGCTTGATGCTCAGTACTGATAATTTTTTTATCGTGCTTATCTTCCTTATCAATTAATTTTTCTAATGTGAAAGGAGAAAATAATCTTCCAATTTTATTGTCAAACTCTTGAAGTTCTTGTGGTATTTTTCCTTTTTCAAAATCCTTTAAGAAGCCTTTTTTATCAGAATTGTTGTCTAAGTAAATTACCCAATGTTTCATAATGCATTTATTCTAAAAATATGAACTGTATTGTTGTGGTAAGTGGTTGTAAAATCTAAAAACATACCATTTTTTAATGCTGTTTTTTGCGAAGGAATATTGTCAACTTGTATGATGGATATTAAACTGGTTGCCCATTCCTTTGTAAAAGCTACTTGCTTACATTTTTGGGCTGCTTCAAACGCAAAACCTTGTCGCCAGTACTTTGGTAGTATAGAATACCCTATTTCTAATTCTTTTTTACCATCTACTTCTTGAACTAATAGACCGCATAAACCCACTAAAGTATTAGTGCCTTTTATGTACAATGCATTCATACCGCCCAAGTTGTTATTGTAGCGCTCGAATATTCTGTCGAATTGTTGTTGGCAGGCTTCTTTTGGGTCTTTTGGTAATCCTGACCAGAATTGACTACTTAAAGGTTCTTCATGAAAAGGTAGCCAGTTTTCAAAATCTGATGGCTGTACTTCTTTGAAAAGTAAGCGTTCAGATTTTTCATTGAATAATATGTGTGCTGGCATTATGTTGCTATAAAATAAGAAAAGGCAAGTCTCTATTTTCTGCTAAAGCTAATGCTGTCACCAATAGATAATCCTAATTCTTGTGCTAAACCCCCATTGATTTCAAGAACATATTTAATAGGAACTTGAGATGTTAACCCAGACTCATTAAGTGGTTGTGCATTTTCTTGAAAACTAGCAATTCTTAAATCTTCTTTTATGTAAATAATATCTAAGGGAAACTCTGTATTCTTCATGTAAAAAGAATGCACTCTCTCATCAGGGAAAATAAATAACATCCCTTGATTACTATCCATACCCTTTCGGTACATAAGTCCGGTTTGGGTCTCGTAATCAGTTTCTGCAAACTCAATATTGAATTTGGTTTTTAAGGTGTCACTTGAATTTAAAAAGATAGATAAGTCTCCTTCATGAGTAAAATCTATACTTTGCGTGGCTATAGTTTTTTTTGACTCTGTTTTACAAGAAAAAAGTAGCAGTGCTATAACCATTAAAATAACTGAACTCTTATGTATTGTCTTCAATATTATGCAGTTTTAGTTTTTTTGAACATAAAGTATAGTCCAATTAAAATAAAAGGAATACTCAACCATTGACCGGTTGAAAGTAGCCCTAAAGATTCTTCGAATCCGCCTTGGCTTTTCTTTACGAATTCAACTAAGAAACGAACGGTCCATAATAACACAAAAAACAATCCAAATAAGTAACCTGGTTTATTCTTTTTATCAGTTTTCCAGTAAAGGAAGTATAGTAGAACGAATATTAAAAGGTAGCCTATACCTTCGTATAATTGTGCTGGATGACGGTACGGTATCTCAGCAAGATATTGAGAAAATTGCGGATTATTCTCAATTGCAGCATATGCTGCATTCAAAGTTTTTTCTTGGGTAATGCCTAATGCTTTTGATGGGTGTAAGTCGTCTGAGTCACGAATAAATTTAGTAGCGAATATGAAATTCTCATCTACTATTTTCCCATTAATTTCAGAATTGAAAAAGTTGCCTAATCGTACACAAAAACAACCAATAGCAACAGGTATGACCATTCTGTCAAATATCCAGAGCATTTTAAATTCAGGGAATTTTCTAGTGTATAAATAAGTACCTATGATAATACCAATTGTAGCACCGTGACTAGCTAAACCGGCAAATCCTGTAAATTCATAGCCGTCTATTAAACCAAATAATAGACTGCCAGAAGCACTTTCGCGAACAGGAATTAATATTTCTACAAGGTGATTAGAGTAGTATGCCCAATCATAAAAAAATACATGACCTAATCTTGCACCTAGCATGGTGCTTAAAACCGTGTAAATGAATAGGGAGTCTAGTTGCTCTACAGATTTTTTCTCGTTAAGGAATATCTTTTTCATTATAAACCAACCTAAAGCAAAGGCGGTGATCCAAAGAAGATTGTAGTACTTTATTTGTATGAATCCAATGTTGAAAAGAGTCTCATTCGGATTCCAAGTAATTCCTAAGAAATGCATGTGTTGAATTTTGAAAGGCTAAGATAATAAAATAGAAATCTACCTAGGTCTTAGATTGTGGAAATCGGTTTTGTTATTAGCTAAAAGAAGGAGTTCAGAAGGGAAAAATAGATGTGAATTGAGAATTGAGAAAAAATTGAAAGGGAATAGAAATGTAAAGTTTAAAATAAACAAAGGTGTCGAGTGACTATATCATGATTCTTTACTTAATTATCCTAGTATTTGAAATTGAGTTTTGAACTTGAACTTAAAATTTGTTTAGGGAACAGGATCGTATCCTTTTCCACCCCAAGGGTTGCAGCTAAAAATTCGTTTGGTTGCCATCCAGCCTCCTTTAAACAAGCCGTGCTTTTTTAATGCTTCTAAGGTGTATTGAGAACATGTAGGGGAGTATCTACAGGTTGCAGGTGTATAGGGAGATATCGCCAGTTGGTAAAAACGAACTAGAAATATAAATGGGGCAATCAGAATTTTTTTTAATGAAATTTTCACGGTGATAAATTGATTATACAAATTTACTACAAAACTAGTAACCTTTGTAAATAACAAGTCCCGATGAAAAACATCAGGACTTGTATTTATTACTCATTACTTTTAGATACCTATTCTTATGGGTTCTAGATGTTCAGCTTCTTCTTCAGAATACAACCTAGATTTGATTAAGAATCGAATTCCCATGGGTATTTCTAATGAAAAACTTGAACCTATGCCTGGCGTAACATCAAGGGTGAGTTGAGTGTGTTTCCAGTATTCAAATTGGTCTCTAGACATGTGAAAGTCACAACCTTCAATACTGCCTAGGTAAACGTCATTGTCATCGAGCATTAATTCACCTTTTTCAAAGCACATTGGCGCAGAGCCATCGCAACAACCACCACTTTGGTGAAACATAAGTTCGCCATGTTTCTCTTTAAGTGCTGTAATTACCGCAGCTGCTTTTTCGGTTACTATTACTCGTTTAGTTTTCATATAATCTATGTTATTAAAAGAATCCCATTTTTTTCTTATCGTAAGAGATAAGCATATTTTTGGTTTGACGGTAATGTGCCAACATCATTTTATGGTTTTCTCTACCAATACCTGATTTTTTGTATCCGCCAAATGGAGCATGTGCGGGGTATAGGTGATAGCAATTTACCCAAACTCTACCTGCTTTAATAGCTCTTGAAATTTGATATGCTTGGTGTGTGTCTCTTGTCCAAACGCCAGCACCTAAACCGTACAAGGTATCATTAGCAATTTCTATAGCTTCAGCCTCATCTTTAAAAGTAGTTACGCAAAGTACAGGTCCAAATATTTCTTCTTGGAAAACACGCATCTTATTATTTCCTTTTAGAATAGTGGGCTGAACATAGTAGCCACCTTCTAAACCTTCATTATATGCTTGCTCGCCACCAGTAAGTACTTCACAGCCTTCTTCTTTACCTATTTCTATGTAGTTAAGAATTTTTTCAAATTGGTCGTTAGAAGCTTGTGCGCCCATCATGGTGTTAGGGTCTAAAGGGTGCCCCATTTTAATTGCCTTGGTGCGTTCAATTACACGTTCTATAAACTTATCATAAATACTTTCTTGAACTAGCATACGTGACGGACAAGTACAAACTTCACCTTGGTTTAGTGCAAACATATTAGCACCCTCCAAACACTTGTCAAAGAAATCGTCATCCGCATCCATAATGCTTTCAAAGAATACATTCGGAGATTTACCGCCAAGTTCTAATGTAACGGGAGTAATATTTTTAGATGCATACTGCATAATTAATTGTCCGGTTGTAGTTTCTCCCGTAAAGGCAATTTTGTCTATTCTTGGACTAGATGCCAATGGTTTGCCTGCTTCTGCACCAAATCCGTTAACCACATTAAGAACACCATCTGGTAGAATACCTTCAATGATTTCCATTAATATTAGAATTGCAACAGGGGTTTGTTCAGCAGGCTTAAGTACCACACAGTTACCGGCTGCCAATGCTGGTGCCAATTTCCAAGTAGCCATTAATAATGGGAAGTTCCATGGTATTATTTGACCAACGACACCTAATGGTTCGGTGACGTTCAAAGCAACTGTATTAGAATCTAACTCACTGACTGATCCTTCTTCTGCTCTAATGACTCCTGCAAAATATCTAAAGTGATCTACTGCCAAAGGTAAATCTGCAGCTCTGGTTTCGCGAATTGCTTTACCGTTGTCCCAAGTTTCAGCTCTGGCCAATACCTCAATGTTTTGCTCTATTCTATCGGCAATTTTTAAAAGCATATTACTTCTTTCGGTTGCCGAAGATGCATTCCATGATTTAGCAGCTTCCCACGAGGCATCTATAGCCTTTTCTATATCTTCCGCTGTTGATCTAGGTATTTTTGTGAAAGACTTACCGTCTACTGGTGAGATATTGTCAAAATACTCTCCTTTACTAGGCGCAACCCATTTTCCACCAATGAAGTTTTCATATTGGTTTTTGAATTTAGGTTTTTGAAGTACGTCTTTTTCTACAGTTGCTGTTGTGCTCATAATATATGATTTAAGTTAATAATAGAAGTCTAATCGTTTTAGGTTTGCCAATACGATATTCTAAATGTACTTCTCAGCTATTCAATTCATCTGACGCATTCTACGAATAGTGTGAACTATTATATCATTTAATGATATTATGATTTTTTTAAGTATATTTTTTTGTAAATTCCTTAAAATTAAATCAATATAAGTGTGATTCGTTTAGCTGATAATTTCTTAAAAGGGAGACGTTTAGAGACTATGGTTGAAAACCAAACCTCTTATACGATGAATAACGCCGCAATGCATGTTTTTGAAACTCATGAGCAAGCAGCTAGTGTTCTTTTGAAATTTGAACAACCTGTTTTGGCGAGTATGATTCAAGGAAAGAAGATTATGCACTTACGCGATTATGAATCTTTTGATTTTTTGCCAGGTGAATCTTTGGTTTTACCGGCCAATGAGGGTATGTGTATAGATTTTCCTGAAGCGATGGCAAAGAACCCGACTAGATGTTTGGCAATGGCTATATCTGAAGATAAAATAAATAAAGTATTGCAATTCATGAACGAAAACATGCCTAAAAGCAATAAGGATGCATGGGGGTTAATGGATTACAATTTTCATTTCGTAAATGACAGAGGTATATTTCAAATTATACAACGGCTTTTGTTCTTGTTTTCTGAAGAGCACCCATCTAAGGATTTGTTTGTAGATAATATGTTGCGTGAACTTATTATTAGAATTTTACAGACTAATGAGCGAAAAATTTATAGTAATGCTACTTTGTCTATTAAAAAAGAAAGTAGGCTAACAGAAGTTATACGTTACATTAGGGATAATGTGCATAAGTCATTAACTGTAGATGCGCTTAGTAAGATAGCTTGTATGAGTCCGTCACATTTTTATAGAACTTTTAAACTAGAGCTGGGTATCTCTCCTGTTGAGTTTATAAATAACGAACGTATAAAATTAGCAGTTGGTTTACTGCAAGATCCTAAGCGAAGCATAAAAGATGTATATCTAGACTGCGGATTTGAAAGCAGATCCTACTTTAATAGGGTTTTTAAAACAAGGCAACAGGTAGCTCCTGGTGAATACCAGTCTAAAATTCAAAAATCTAGATTTTTAGATTAAACCTAAAGGCTATACGTAGTACCTTCTTTACCGTCTTTTAATTGAATACCTAGTGCTGCTAATTGATCACGTATTTGATCAGATGTGGCAAAATCTTTATTCTCTCTCGCTGATTTACGTAATTCAATCAATAATTCTACAACACCACCTAGTTTTTCGGTATCGGCATCAGAACTACTTTTGTTCTCTAAGCCTAAAACATCAAAAACGAAACCGTGTATGGTGTTCTCCAATTCAAGTTTATCTTCTTCAGTAATAGATTCAATACCTTCTTTGATAAGGTTGATGTGCTTAACGGCATCAAACAGTTTTGCAATTAAGATCGGCGAATTAAAATCATCGTTCATGGCTGCATAGCAAGATGTTTTCCAAGATGCAACATCAAAATCGGTAGTCTTACCGGTATTTAAAGATTTAAGTGAATTGATAGCCTCCATCAATTTATTGAATCCTTTTTCAGATGCTAGTAAAGCATCATTACTTATATCTAAAATGCTCGTATAATGTGCTTGCATCATAAAGAAACGCACCATAGAAGGGGAGAAGGGTTTGCTAAGAATCTCGTTTTCACCAGAAAATATTTCACCAGGTAAAATACTGTTTCCGGTAGATTTAGCCATTTTTCTTCCGTTCAAGGTCAGCATATTGGCATGTAACCAATAGTTTACAGGACTTTTGCCATTACAAGCTTCAGCCTGTGCAATTTCACATTCGTGGTGCGGGAATTTTAAATCCATTCCACCTCCGTGAATATCGAATGTTTCACCTAAGTATTTTGTACTCATGGCTGTACATTCTAAATGCCATCCTGGGAATCCGTCGCCCCATGGCGAAGGCCATCTCATAATATGTTGTGGTTCTGCTTTTTTCCAAAGAGCAAAATCTTGCGGATTATGCTTGTCATCTTGGGCAGCAAGATCACGGGTGTTAGCAATCATGTCTTCAAGCTTACGGCCACTTAGTTTACCGTACTCATGCTCTTGGTTGAATTTAGCTACATCGAAATAAACTGAACCATTGGTTTCATAAGCAAATCCTTTTTCAAGAATATCCTTAATAATTTCAATCTGCTCTATAATATGTCCTGTAGCTGTGGGTTCAATGCTAGGAGGTAGAAAATTGAATTTCTCTAAAATATTATGGAAATCTAAAGTATAGCGCTGTACAACCTCCATAGGTTCTAGCTTTTCTAATCGTGCTTTTTTAGCAATTTTATCTTCGCCATCTTCCGCATCATCAACTAAGTGACCGGCATCTGTAATATTACGAACATAACGTACTTTGTAACCTAGGTGTCTAAAGTATCTGAAAATCATATCAAAAGACATGAAAGTTCTACAGTTTCCTAAATGTACATTACTATACACTGTTGGTCCACAAACATACATGCCTATGTGGCCTTCGTTTATGGGCTTGAAAACTTCTTTTTTTCCTGATAAGGAATTGTATACTTTAATTTCTTGGTTTTCGTACAATTGCATGAAGCTATATGCTATTAAAAATGGGTATCTAGGTTAAGGTAATTTAAGAACTCGCGGCGTACCAATTCTTCTTTAAATTTACCGCCATACTCTGCTGTTACAGTGCTGCTGTCAATATCACGAATTCCTCTAGAATTTACACAAAGGTGTTTTGCATCAATAACACAAGCAACATCTTCAGTACCTAAAGCTTTTTGTAATTCTCTTACAATTTGAATATTTAAACGCTCTTGAACTTGTGGGCGTTTAGCATAATAATCAACAATACGGTTCATCTTAGAAAGACCAACAACGGTACCATTAGAAATATAAGCAACGTGGGCACGACCAACTATTGGTAGAAAGTGATGTTCGCAGGTGGAGTAAAGAGTAATGTTCTTTTCAACCAACATTTCACCATACTTGTACTTGTTGTCAAAAGTAGAAGCTTTAGGTTTTTTAGCAGGGCTTAAGCCACCGAATATTTCGTTTACATACATTTTAGCAACTCGGTTAGGAGTTCCTTTTAAGCTATCATCGGTTAAATCTAAACCTAAGGTTAGCATAATTTCACGTACATTTTCGCGAATGCGTTCAATCTTTTCGGCATCATCCAAATCAAAGGCATCTGAACGTAAAGGAGTATCCTCTGATGTAGAAATATGATCGTTTCCTAATTCATCAAATTGATTTTCCAGTGTATCCTCAATTTTCATTTTATCTATCTTTTAGAAGCTGCAAAGATATACAATATGTGCCACTTTATAACTAATTGCGGGCATTACACAACATAAATTAGCCATAACGTTAAGGTCTAGTTAATTTTAATTTTTCAAATGAGAAGGGCTCTATGATCAAGTATGGTATATCCATTTTATTAATTTGCTTTTTTAGCATCTTCACTAGTTTTGCACAGGTGTCGGCAGATTGCGCCAATGCGGTTCCTATTTGCTATAATACCCCTGTAAATGGTGGTGCCAATGGTTATGGCATTGACGATTTCAACGGGGCTTCTATTTCTGGTTGTATAAATCAGGGTAGTGGTACTATCGAAACAAATTCAGCTTGGTACAAATTTAAGATTGGTGAAGTAGGTCAATTAGGTTTTAATATCGGATTTGATACTGACGAAGATTGGGATTTTGCTTTATATAGAACGAACGACTGCAGTACTTTAGGTGATCCAGTTCGTTGTAATTACTTCGATAATTCTGATGATAGTAGTTTTATAGGAGTGGGAGAGGACCCTACAGGAATAGATAATATACAGTATGATGATTGGTTAGATGTTGAACCGGGAGAAGAATACCTCTTGATGATTAATAACTTCAGGAACAATAATTCGGGATTCTCTATTCAGTTTTCAGGTAGCATATTTGTTGAGTTTCCATATAGTGCTTTAGATTGTGATATCATAGATAATTTATTAGGTGCCCCGGTTATTGCATGTGATGACCAAACTGTGGTTTTGGACGCAACTACTGCAGATGCTAAAACTTATCAATGGGAATTAGATGCTGGAGCAGGTTACCAACGGATACCTGGTGAAAGTGACCCAGAACTCTCTATTGCCGTTTCTGGTATGTATCGTGTTATTATAGTGCGAAACTCAGGTAATCCTATAACAAGCGAAACCCAAGTGGCTTATGCACCTTCTCCGGAAACATTTTCTTTAGAAGATGAAACTGCTTGTTTAGACGGTACTGCTATAGATTTTAATGAAAAAGATGTAGAGGCATTAGGTGCTCAAAGTCCGCTAGATTTTAGGATATCTTATCACGAAAGTTTTGAAGATGCTTTTGATGGTGCCAATGCGCTTTCAAAAGAATTTATACCTACGAAAGTAGCCCAAACTATATATGTAAGAACTACTTCTATAGAAAACTCTATGTGTTTTGATGCATCTGAAACTTTTGAGGTAAACGGAATTGAATTGCCTGTTTTAGATTTTGAAACAGAAGTGTTTATATGTGGTGATGAGCCAATTGTAACTATTGGGCAGCGTATTCCAGACAATGATTTTACGTATGAATGGAGTTCGGGTCAAACCTCTTCTTTAATTACTGTTGCTGAGCCTGGTGTTTATACATTATCGGTAACGAACAAAGAAGGTTTGATTCAGTGTATTACAGTACGTTCTGTTACCGTTGTTTTTTCTAGTCCGCCTGTAATTTCAGATATTACTATAGAATACGAAGATGATGCTTCTAATGTTGTAAACGTTTATTTAGAAGAAGATGGGGATTTTGAGTTTCAAGTGGATAATGAGACACCGCAAAATAGTGGAGTTTTCAATAACTTATTCCCTGGTGAGCATACAATCACAGTTAGTGATGTAAATGGGTGCGGTTCTGATTCTAGAGATATCGTAGTGGTCGGTTTTCCAAAGTTTTTTACTCCTAATGGAGATAACGTAAATGATACTTGGAAAGTAGACGGGTTGTCGGCTTTAGATAACCCTGTTATCACTATCTATGATAGATATGGTAAATTACTGTATCAAATATTCGAAAATTCAGCTGGCTGGACCGGTTCTTTTAATGGAGCCTTGCTGCCAGAGTCAGACTACTGGTTCAAACTTACTTATACCAATTCTTTAGGAGAAAGTACAAACGCATCTTACATTAATAATCATTTCACTTTAAAGCGTTAACTCTGTTGTTTAGGCATAATCAGTGCATTTTATCGATTAAACGCAAGAATCTTCGATGTAAAATACTAAAGCATGTCATGTGTAGTTATAATATACATCATGTATACTAATAAGCTACGCTTTTATGAGAACACTTCTTTGTTCTATATGTTGTTTGTTTCTTTTTTATTGGAACGTAACTGCACAGAATTCAGCCGATTGTAGAACGGCTATACCAGTTTGTGCCGATCAGCCTATTATGGGTATTGCCGGTGGAACTGGGGATGTTGATGATTTTGACCCAGAAGTAATACTTCAAACTGGGTGTTTAGAAAAAGGTAGTCTTTCTTCCGCAAATATTGAGTTTAATACTTCTTGGTTCGTTTTTAGAGCGGGCACGGGTGGTCAGGTTGGTTTTGATATTGAAGCTTTGGCGACTTCAGGCTCTACACCAACTGCCGAGTGGGATTTTGCCGTATATGGACCAGATGTTGATTGTGCCGATATTAGTAATGGTACAGCACAACCTATTCGTTGCAACTATGAGGTAAACGATACTAATTTTACGGGGCTAGGGGTTAACCCTGAAAGCGGTGAAGAAGGTCGTGCATCTTTAACGGGTAGTCAGAATACATATGATGAGTATTTAGATGTTATACCTGGTGAGATTTATTACATATTGATAAATAATTTTGCAGATAATTTTACTGGAGATCCTGAGCCTTTTATGTTAACATTTACGGGTAGTTCTGTTAGTGATAGTCAAGATACCGCTTTAGACTGTACATTAAGAGATGAGTTTTTAGGATTGGATATCATTGCCTGTGAGGGTGATGACCCAATAACTATTAGTGCATTGAATTCACCTGCGGGTGCAGATATTGCCAACGTAGAGTGGACGGTAGATTATGAAGATGATGGCGTAGTAGATGATACGCTAACTGGTTCTGGTGATTTTGGAGCTGAACTAATTATTACAAGCCCTAATACTGGTCGCTATTTTGCTTCGATTACAACAATAACCGGAACGCCGCCAACAGTTAGTGATGATAGTGGTGTATTGGTAACCTTTTTTGGAACGCCTATTTTAGACCGTGTAGAAACTTTAGATACTAATCTTTCAATTGATCCTGATCAAAATAATATTGAATTTTTTGTGGAGGGTGATGGAGATTATGAGTATGCTATAAATGATGGCGTATTTCAAGATAGTTCTATTTTTATGAATGTGCCTCCGGGTGTAAATACGGTTGTTATTAATGACAAGAATGGATGCGGAATTACTGATGCTATAGAATTTTTAGTGGTTGGTTATCCAAAATTCTTTACGCCAAATGGTGATGGTATTAATGATGATTGGAATGTTGAGGGAATAGAAACTTTAAATAACCCTGTGGTACTTATTTTTGATAGATACGGTAAGTTACTAAAACAACTAGGGGCGAATGATAGCTGGGATGGAAATTACAACGGACAGCAAATGTCTTCCACCGATTATTGGTTCCGTTTTGAATATAGCGATATGGAAGATGGACTACTTGTAGCGAAAACTCGAAAGACACATTTCTCATTAAAGAGATAAAAAAAGGGGAGCAATTTGCTCCCTTTTTTTTATGATTAAATTTTATATCCTTTAGAAATTGATCGTATAACTCAATGTTGCATTCATAATACCTCTATCAATTATAGCAGGTGTTGTAATACCGGCATTAAAAAGTCTTTCACTAACATCTTGTTGAGAGCGGCTAAGTGCAAAATCTAATTTACTACCTCCAAAATTGTAGCCTATACCACCAGAAACCGCATTTAAGTCACCAATCGTATTACCGTTTGCATACGGACTCTGTTCAAAACGATATCCAGCTCTAAGGCTTACTTGTTGAATTCTATATTCACCACCAAGTCTAAATGTAGAAACAGCACCTAAATCACTTGCAATTTGAGAGTTTACTGTTTGAAAACTTGGATCGTTGGTAGGGCGTAATTCCGATTGAGAGAAATCTTGATATCCGTAATCAAAACTTAATAATCCGTCTTTTGCGAAAATTACAGCTAAACTACCGGTTACTTTGCCAGGAGTCTTTACAGTGTATTTTTCGAATAAATTTACCACATTAAAATTGATAAAATTTATTTCATCATCCGCTAAATCTGAATTAATACGTTGAGATGTATTATCCTCTAAACGATACCAGGTAGGGGATTGGTAGCTACCGCCTAAACGTACACTTTCATTTAGTTTAGCAATAGCTCCTAAGGTAAAAGAGAAGCCATTACCTTCAGTTTCTAAATAATTATCAAATGTTGTTCTTCGTATTTCTGAATTAGGTTCGTATCCATCTTCAGTAAATTGATCAAGCTGAGTGTATAGTACGCTATGAAAGTTTAATGAAGCACCCACGTAAAGATTATCTTTATATTGAGAAGCAACATTTACAGTAAACTTACTGTTGTAGCCGGTGGTTCTTCTTAAAAAATCTTGATCAACAAAATCATAAAGAGAATTACTGATG
This genomic interval carries:
- a CDS encoding T9SS type B sorting domain-containing protein, which produces MIKYGISILLICFFSIFTSFAQVSADCANAVPICYNTPVNGGANGYGIDDFNGASISGCINQGSGTIETNSAWYKFKIGEVGQLGFNIGFDTDEDWDFALYRTNDCSTLGDPVRCNYFDNSDDSSFIGVGEDPTGIDNIQYDDWLDVEPGEEYLLMINNFRNNNSGFSIQFSGSIFVEFPYSALDCDIIDNLLGAPVIACDDQTVVLDATTADAKTYQWELDAGAGYQRIPGESDPELSIAVSGMYRVIIVRNSGNPITSETQVAYAPSPETFSLEDETACLDGTAIDFNEKDVEALGAQSPLDFRISYHESFEDAFDGANALSKEFIPTKVAQTIYVRTTSIENSMCFDASETFEVNGIELPVLDFETEVFICGDEPIVTIGQRIPDNDFTYEWSSGQTSSLITVAEPGVYTLSVTNKEGLIQCITVRSVTVVFSSPPVISDITIEYEDDASNVVNVYLEEDGDFEFQVDNETPQNSGVFNNLFPGEHTITVSDVNGCGSDSRDIVVVGFPKFFTPNGDNVNDTWKVDGLSALDNPVITIYDRYGKLLYQIFENSAGWTGSFNGALLPESDYWFKLTYTNSLGESTNASYINNHFTLKR
- a CDS encoding T9SS type B sorting domain-containing protein produces the protein MRTLLCSICCLFLFYWNVTAQNSADCRTAIPVCADQPIMGIAGGTGDVDDFDPEVILQTGCLEKGSLSSANIEFNTSWFVFRAGTGGQVGFDIEALATSGSTPTAEWDFAVYGPDVDCADISNGTAQPIRCNYEVNDTNFTGLGVNPESGEEGRASLTGSQNTYDEYLDVIPGEIYYILINNFADNFTGDPEPFMLTFTGSSVSDSQDTALDCTLRDEFLGLDIIACEGDDPITISALNSPAGADIANVEWTVDYEDDGVVDDTLTGSGDFGAELIITSPNTGRYFASITTITGTPPTVSDDSGVLVTFFGTPILDRVETLDTNLSIDPDQNNIEFFVEGDGDYEYAINDGVFQDSSIFMNVPPGVNTVVINDKNGCGITDAIEFLVVGYPKFFTPNGDGINDDWNVEGIETLNNPVVLIFDRYGKLLKQLGANDSWDGNYNGQQMSSTDYWFRFEYSDMEDGLLVAKTRKTHFSLKR
- a CDS encoding OmpP1/FadL family transporter; this translates as MKRYLTFVVLMACAVSNAQNINEALRYGTENLQGTARFQSMGGAFGALGGDLSSLNINPAGSAVFNNSLFTISGSNYHTNNDARYFGDALITKNNNIQLNQIGGAFVFKNTDSNSDWKKFTLAFNYDLVNNFDNEYYVSGSATEGIDTYFLEYAVGTPFGSILLQEGEFLEEAYLDIGSAQGFRDQQTFLGYYGGILDPETENDGNTNYISNSLYDFVDQDFLRRTTGYNSKFTVNVASQYKDNLYVGASLNFHSVLYTQLDQFTEDGYEPNSEIRRTTFDNYLETEGNGFSFTLGAIAKLNESVRLGGSYQSPTWYRLEDNTSQRINSDLADDEINFINFNVVNLFEKYTVKTPGKVTGSLAVIFAKDGLLSFDYGYQDFSQSELRPTNDPSFQTVNSQIASDLGAVSTFRLGGEYRIQQVSLRAGYRFEQSPYANGNTIGDLNAVSGGIGYNFGGSKLDFALSRSQQDVSERLFNAGITTPAIIDRGIMNATLSYTINF